DNA from Polyodon spathula isolate WHYD16114869_AA unplaced genomic scaffold, ASM1765450v1 scaffolds_3157, whole genome shotgun sequence:
TGGTAACTGAAGTTGGTTGAAACTGAGTGTAAATTTACATGCTTGTATTAAAAAACCCCAAAGAAATTAGTTTCACAAAGACTGGAggcatttaaaatcaattaacaGCTCAGTAGTCCTTCACGCTGCGGTACTGTAAGTGATTTATCACTTCAGTGTCTTTTCTGATGTGATCTAGTGTTGATAAGTCACTTTCACTTTGTGTTGGCCAAGATAAATGACTTGTCAGTATGTGCACTTGAATGCAGATTGTGAGAGGTAGGAGTGTTGTGTACCCCATTTAAGAAGTTAATTAGCAGTGACAGCAGTGTTAAAGTCAGCCTTAGAGAGAAGTTTTCTTCCAGAGCTACAGCCAGTCCCTATCATTGGTAGCAGCTATATCCTGTTATCTCTGACatgctcattaaaataatttaatttctaatttaaaaaaaaaaaaaagtatcattttTGGAGATGTTTACACATTAACAATTTGAAAGAAACATGATGTGATTATTCAACAGTATGTCAAGAGTGAATTATTACTTCCTTGTCACCTCTGATTGCAGTATCCAGGGTTTTTGTTCTCTGCTGTCTGTACATTAAGGCTTTGTTTCTCTGAGCCTGTTTTCTCTTTCTTCCAGGTGATTTTGCAGTGCTGCTGAAGGCTGGCATGTCAGTGAAGCAGGCCATCGTTTACAACCTGCTGTCTGCCCTCATGGCGTACGTGGGCATGGTGATCGGCACGGCTGTGGGCCAGTACACTGATAACCTGACTCCTTGGATCTTTGCAGTCACTGCCGGCATGTTCCTCTACGTGGCGCTGGTGGATATGGTAAGCATGTCTATAAACAGTGGGCTTCTGAGGACCAACTTAAAGCCTTCACTTACAGCATGTGGTAAATccgaatgacatcacaaacataTACTTAAAATACTAAAGAAAACCTAATAATTTAGATCAAACAGCATTATTCAAACTAGTTACTACTGTATGAAGTATTTTTCATaaacagagagagactgagacagagaCGGAGACAGACTTGGCTGTGCTTCCCATGCCTGCTAATCTGCAAAGCTTCCATTTCTGAATGCTTAGGGCCGAAAAGCTGCATCTTTTTAAACAGTGATATGCAAACAAAATGACCTCTAATAAGAATACTTTTACAGACTGCCAAGGTAATATTTAACTTAATATTTTAGGAGCACTTTAGTAAGATGAACTGTTCTTagaaaaaacactgcagtttgtctgtagatctgcaaaaaaaaaacaaatataaaaatccTGAATAATAGAAGAGATCTACAAATGTTGTGTGAGTTCTGCAGGGAATAACGAGCACTAAAACCAGTACCAATGCTGCTTGCTGTCGTTTTCCacatatagtcttttttttttttttaataaagtcataAGGTGTTTTTAGTCACTTTTAAAGGTTTGGCATTTACAAAAGTTGTTATGACAGGATCAGAGTACTTGCAGACTCCCCCACAAACACTACCCAGGGACACTCTTGT
Protein-coding regions in this window:
- the LOC121311347 gene encoding zinc transporter ZIP10-like — protein: MSVKQAIVYNLLSALMAYVGMVIGTAVGQYTDNLTPWIFAVTAGMFLYVALVDMLPEMLHGNSEELQECPLGYFLLQNLGLLVGFGIMLLIAIFEDKIVLDIQF